Proteins from one Triticum aestivum cultivar Chinese Spring chromosome 7A, IWGSC CS RefSeq v2.1, whole genome shotgun sequence genomic window:
- the LOC123149012 gene encoding LRR receptor-like serine/threonine-protein kinase SIK1, whose protein sequence is MAPSSLRRWAATVVLLVVVLGLAAAEGAEGGGDGAALMAVKAGFGNAANALADWDGGRDHCAWRGVACDANSFAVLSLNLSNLNLGGEISPAIGELKALQFVDLKGNRLTGQIPDEIGDCVSLKYLDLSFNLLYGDIPFSISKLKQLEDLILKNNQLTGPIPSTLSQIPNLKILDLAQNQLTGDIPRLIYWNEVLQYLGLRGNSLTGTLSPDMCQLTGLWYFDVRGNNLTGTIPQSIGNCTSFEILDISYNKISGEIPYNIGFLQVATLSLQGNRLTGKIPEVIGLMQALAVLDLSENELVGAIPPILGNLSYTGKLYLHGNKLTGEVPPELGNMTKLSYLQLNDNELVGTIPAELGKLEELFELNLANNNLEGPIPTNISSCTALNKFNVYGNRLNGSIPAGFQNLESLTNLNLSSNNFKGHIPSELGHIINLDTLDLSYNEFSGPVPATIGDLEHLLQLNLSKNHLSGSVPAEFGNLRSIQVIDLSNNAISGYLPEELGQLQNLDSLILNNNTLVGEIPAQLANCFSLNILNLSYNNFSGHVPFAKNFSKFPVESFLGNPMLSIHCKDSSCGNSHGSKVNTRTAIACIISGFVILLCVLLLAIYKTKRPQPPIKASDKPVQGPPKIVLLQMDMAIHTYDDIMRLTENLSEKYIIGYGASSTVYKCVLKSGKAIAVKRLYSQCNHGAREFETELETVGSIRHRNLVSLHGFSLSPNGNLLFYDYMENGSLWDLLHGPSKKVKLDWDTRLRIAVGAAQGLAYLHHDCNLRIVHRDVKSSNILLDEHFEAHLSDFGIAKCVPAAKTHASTYVLGTIGYIDPEYARTSRLNEKSDVYSFGIVLLELLTGMKAVDNDSNLHQLIMSRADDNTVMEAVDSEVSVTCTDMGLVRKAFQLALLCTKRHPIDRPTMHEVARVLLSLMPAPAAAKPSSYAATDASKKVDYTRYLAAAAAPNTEHDMGGDNSSPDEQWFVRFGEVISKHTM, encoded by the exons ATGGCGCCGTCGTCGTTGCGGCGGTGGGCGGCGACTGTGGTGCTACTGGTGGTGGTTcttgggctggcggcggcggagggggcggaagggggaggggacggggcgGCGCTGATGGCCGTCAAGGCGGGATTCGGCAACGCCGCCAACGCGCTCGCCGACTGGGACGGCGGCCGCGACCACTGCGCCTGGCGGGGCGTCGCCTGCGACGCCAACTCCTTCGCCGTCCTCTCCCT GAACCTGTCAAATCTGAACCTGGGCGGAGAGATCTCGCCGGCGATAGGGGAGCTCAAGGCCCTACAGTTCGT GGATCTCAAGGGGAACAGGCTCACAGGCCAAATCCCAGACGAGATTGGGGACTGCGTCTCCTTAAAATACCT GGATTTGTCCTTCAACCTGCTGTATGGAGACATCCCCTTCTCCATCTCCAAGCTCAAGCAACTCGAGGATTT GATTCTGAAGAACAACCAGCTCACGGGTCCCATTCCTTCCACATTGTCCCAGATTCCAAATCTCAAGATCCT GGATCTGGCGCAGAACCAGCTCACAGGCGACATCCCAAGGCTCATCTACTGGAATGAAGTTCTGCAATACCT AGGCTTGAGGGGTAACTCACTGACTGGAACCTTGTCACCTGACATGTGCCAACTCACTGGCCTGTGGTACTT TGATGTGAGGGGCAACAATCTAACAGGAACAATTCCACAGAGCATAGGGAACTGCACTAGCTTTGAGATTCT GGACATTTCATATAACAAAATCTCTGGAGAAATACCTTACAACATAGGTTTCCTTCAAGTAGCTACACT GTCACTTCAAGGAAATAGACTGACTGGGAAAATTCCAGAAGTGATTGGCCTCATGCAAGCTCTTGCTGTTCT TGATCTGAGCGAAAACGAACTAGTAGGGGCCATTCCTCCGATACTCGGCAACCTGTCCTACACTGGCAAACT ATATTTGCATGGCAATAAACTTACTGGTGAAGTACCCCCGGAACTTGGGAACATGACTAAACTTAGCTACCT GCAACTGAATGACAATGAATTAGTGGGCACAATTCCAGCTGAGCTTGGGAAACTTGAAGAGCTATTCGAATT AAATCTTGCCAACAACAATCTTGAGGGTCCTATTCCTACAAACATCAGTTCTTGCACTGCACTAAACAAATT CAATGTTTACGGCAATAGATTGAACGGTTCTATCCCTGCTGGTTTCCAGAATTTGGAGAGTTTGACTAACTT GAACCTATCCTCGAACAATTTTAAAGGCCATATCCCATCTGAACTTGGTCATATCATCAATTTGGACACACT GGATCTTTCCTACAATGAATTCTCCGGACCAGTTCCTGCTACTATTGGTGATCttgagcatcttcttcaact AAATTTGAGCAAAAACCATCTTAGTGGGTCTGTGCCTGCTGAGTTCGGAAACTTGAGAAGCATCCAAGTAAT TGATTTATCCAACAACGCCATTTCTGGTTATCTCCCTGAAGAACTAGGCCAACTTCAGAACCTTGATAGTTT GATTCTTAACAACAATACTTTGGTTGGGGAGATCCCTGCTCAGTTGGCTAACTGCTTCAGCTTAAACATCTT GAACTTGTCATATAACAACTTTTCTGGACATGTCCCATTCGCTAAGAACTTCTCAAAGTTCCCCGTGGAAAG CTTCTTGGGAAATCCGATGCTGAGCATTCACTGCAAAGACTCCAGCTGTGGCAACTCTCATGGATCAAAAG TGAATACTCGGACAGCGATTGCTTGCATCATCTCGGGCTTCGTCATATTGCTCTGTGTTCTGCTATTGGCAATATATAAAACAAAGCGACCACAGCCACCTATCAAAGCATCTGATAAACCAGTGCAAG GACCTCCAAAGATAGTACTCCTCCAAATGGACATGGCTATCCATACCTATGATGATATTATGAGGCTGACAGAGAATTTGAGCGAGAAATACATCATTGGCTACGGCGCTTCAAGTACTGTGTATAAATGTGTGCTCAAGAGTGGCAAGGCCATTGCTGTGAAGCGGCTCTACAGTCAATGCAACCATGGCGCCCGGGAGTTTGAGACAGAGCTGGAGACGGTCGGTAGCATCCGGCACAGGAATCTTGTCAGCCTTCATGGCTTCTCACTCTCTCCCAATGGAAACCTGCTCTTCTACGATTACATGGAAAACGGTTCCTTGTGGGATCTTCTCCATG GTCCATCAAAGAAAGTGAAGCTTGACTGGGACACCCGACTGAGGATCGCGGTCGGCGCGGCACAAGGGCTGGCCTATCTGCACCATGACTGCAATCTGCGGATAGTCCACAGGGACGTCAAGTCCTCCAACATCCTGCTCGACGAGCACTTTGAAGCGCATCTCTCGGACTTCGGCATCGCCAAATGCGTCCCGGCAGCCAAGACCCATGCGTCCACATATGTGCTAGGAACCATCGGCTACATCGATCCAGAGTACGCCCGGACGTCGAGGTTGAACGAGAAGTCCGATGTGTACAGCTTCGGTATCGTTCTTCTGGAGTTGCTCACCGGGATGAAGGCTGTCGACAACGATTCCAACTTGCATCAGTTG ATAATGTCGAGAGCCGACGACAACACGGTGATGGAGGCGGTGGACTCGGAGGTGTCGGTGACGTGCACGGACATGGGGCTGGTCCGGAAGGCGTTCCAGCTGGCCCTGCTGTGCACCAAGCGGCACCCCATTGACCGGCCGACGATGCACGAGGTGGCGCGGGTGCTGCTCTCGCTGATGCCGGCCCCCGCCGCCGCGAAGCCCTCCTCCTACGCGGCGACGGACGCCTCCAAGAAGGTGGACTACACGCGgtacctggcggcggcggcggcccccaACACGGAGCACGACATGGGCGGCGACAACAGCTCCCCCGACGAGCAGTGGTTCGTGCGGTTCGGCGAGGTCATCTCCAAGCACACCATGTGA
- the LOC123151297 gene encoding protein TPX2 isoform X1 has translation MESDDEEMRDASSSSCSVAADDDGDAGFEEEEGDGKDGVMVMEVRWFEVDLDYEYDAPRWFDLAQDEAPAEAAAAELWFATAPSYPPSPLIAMMLAEDLGLPNLRSITVADIEAVRCPKPSQRSSGATEQSIYRSHVPNERRIPCHGASKNERKPVTRSAVKGNLSKGSTLMKPTASQLARQHKQLEVKNAVPSKISVGVRSDRSTISSNDCTQQAGKRQKLEKGHLNKDVATNQHELIHKAHEKNVMSSSYDRATVLAKLKITVPREPELATKLRAERSRIQRSVPSNSKQLNRQDLQPACRTQSAPTRKVVQPFRAHQHANIQHVNVAPKTPVCSSNRATSLHNIDKTSEDDRDGTTGAFKFKALPLDKKILASRGDIGVFQTAKRNPTVPKEFNLSTSRKSKPPPLSELFNKLSLSTEACRAMGRQTSERPNYITTKDCKENMIGAIHC, from the exons ATGGAGAGCGACGACGAGGAGATGcgcgacgcctcctcctcctcctgctccgtcgccgccgacgacgacggggacgcggggttcgaggaggaggagggggacgggAAGGACGGGGTGATGGTGATGGAGGTCCGGTGGTTCGAGGTCGACCTCGACTACGAGTACGACGCGCCGCGCTGGTTCGACCTCGCGCAGGACGAGGCGCccgccgaggccgccgccgccgagctctggTTCGCCACCGCCCCCAGCTACCCGCCCTCCC CGTTGATTGCAATGATGTTGGCTGAAGACCTTGGGCTGCCGAACCTAAGAAGCATCACAGTTGCAGATATAGAGGCTGTGCGTTGCCCTAAACCGTCTCAACGTTCTTCTGGTGCAACTGAACAAAGTATATATCGATCACATGTACCAAATGAAA GGCGGATACCGTGCCATGGAGCATCGAAAAATGAACGAAAACCTGTCACTCGAAGTGCTGTGAAGGGGAATTTGTCCAAGGGGTCCACACTGATGAAGCCTACAGCCAGTCAATTGGCCAGGCAACACAAGCAACTTGAAGTGAAGAATGCTGTACC GAGTAAAATATCAGTTGGAGTGAGAAGTGACAGAAGTACCATTAGCTCAAATGATTGCACTCAACAAGCTGGTAAAAGGCAGAAACTTGAAAAAGGTCATCTCAACAAG GATGTTGCTACAAATCAACATGAGTTGATTCACAAGGCCCATGAAAAG AATGTTATGAGCAGTAGCTATGATCGTGCTACTGTTCTAGCTAAATTGAAGATTACAGTTCCGAGAGAACCTGAGTTGGCTACTAAGCTGAGAGCAGAGAGGTCAAGGATTCAAAGATCAGT CCCAAGTAATTCAAAGCAGTTAAACAGACAGGATTTACAACCTGCTTGTAGGACTCAATCGGCACCGACTAGAAAG GTCGTGCAACCTTTTCGGGCTCATCAGCATGCAAATATACAACATGTCAATGTTGCACCAAAAACGCCAGTGTGTTCATCTAACCGTGCGACTAGTCTTCACAA CATTGATAAAACATCAGAAGATGACCGAGATGGCACGACAGGCGCGTTTAAATTTAAAGCTCTGCCACTGGATAAAAAG ATATTGGCAAGCAGAGGAGACATTGGTGTATTTCAAACTGCCAAAAGAAATCCTACAGTGCCCAAG GAATTCAACTTGTCAACAAGCCGGAAGAGCAAGCCGCCTCCATTATCCGAACTCTTTAACAAG CTTTCTTTAAGTACCGAAGCCTGCCGTGCCATGGGCCGCCAGACCAGTGAACGCCCAAATTATATCACTACCAAG gACTGCAAAGAGAACATGATTGGTGCCATTCATTGCTAG
- the LOC123151297 gene encoding protein TPX2 isoform X2 encodes MESDDEEMRDASSSSCSVAADDDGDAGFEEEEGDGKDGVMVMEVRWFEVDLDYEYDAPRWFDLAQDEAPAEAAAAELWFATAPSYPPSPLIAMMLAEDLGLPNLRSITVADIEAVRCPKPSQRSSGATEQRRIPCHGASKNERKPVTRSAVKGNLSKGSTLMKPTASQLARQHKQLEVKNAVPSKISVGVRSDRSTISSNDCTQQAGKRQKLEKGHLNKDVATNQHELIHKAHEKNVMSSSYDRATVLAKLKITVPREPELATKLRAERSRIQRSVPSNSKQLNRQDLQPACRTQSAPTRKVVQPFRAHQHANIQHVNVAPKTPVCSSNRATSLHNIDKTSEDDRDGTTGAFKFKALPLDKKILASRGDIGVFQTAKRNPTVPKEFNLSTSRKSKPPPLSELFNKLSLSTEACRAMGRQTSERPNYITTKDCKENMIGAIHC; translated from the exons ATGGAGAGCGACGACGAGGAGATGcgcgacgcctcctcctcctcctgctccgtcgccgccgacgacgacggggacgcggggttcgaggaggaggagggggacgggAAGGACGGGGTGATGGTGATGGAGGTCCGGTGGTTCGAGGTCGACCTCGACTACGAGTACGACGCGCCGCGCTGGTTCGACCTCGCGCAGGACGAGGCGCccgccgaggccgccgccgccgagctctggTTCGCCACCGCCCCCAGCTACCCGCCCTCCC CGTTGATTGCAATGATGTTGGCTGAAGACCTTGGGCTGCCGAACCTAAGAAGCATCACAGTTGCAGATATAGAGGCTGTGCGTTGCCCTAAACCGTCTCAACGTTCTTCTGGTGCAACTGAACAAA GGCGGATACCGTGCCATGGAGCATCGAAAAATGAACGAAAACCTGTCACTCGAAGTGCTGTGAAGGGGAATTTGTCCAAGGGGTCCACACTGATGAAGCCTACAGCCAGTCAATTGGCCAGGCAACACAAGCAACTTGAAGTGAAGAATGCTGTACC GAGTAAAATATCAGTTGGAGTGAGAAGTGACAGAAGTACCATTAGCTCAAATGATTGCACTCAACAAGCTGGTAAAAGGCAGAAACTTGAAAAAGGTCATCTCAACAAG GATGTTGCTACAAATCAACATGAGTTGATTCACAAGGCCCATGAAAAG AATGTTATGAGCAGTAGCTATGATCGTGCTACTGTTCTAGCTAAATTGAAGATTACAGTTCCGAGAGAACCTGAGTTGGCTACTAAGCTGAGAGCAGAGAGGTCAAGGATTCAAAGATCAGT CCCAAGTAATTCAAAGCAGTTAAACAGACAGGATTTACAACCTGCTTGTAGGACTCAATCGGCACCGACTAGAAAG GTCGTGCAACCTTTTCGGGCTCATCAGCATGCAAATATACAACATGTCAATGTTGCACCAAAAACGCCAGTGTGTTCATCTAACCGTGCGACTAGTCTTCACAA CATTGATAAAACATCAGAAGATGACCGAGATGGCACGACAGGCGCGTTTAAATTTAAAGCTCTGCCACTGGATAAAAAG ATATTGGCAAGCAGAGGAGACATTGGTGTATTTCAAACTGCCAAAAGAAATCCTACAGTGCCCAAG GAATTCAACTTGTCAACAAGCCGGAAGAGCAAGCCGCCTCCATTATCCGAACTCTTTAACAAG CTTTCTTTAAGTACCGAAGCCTGCCGTGCCATGGGCCGCCAGACCAGTGAACGCCCAAATTATATCACTACCAAG gACTGCAAAGAGAACATGATTGGTGCCATTCATTGCTAG